The following DNA comes from Papaver somniferum cultivar HN1 chromosome 4, ASM357369v1, whole genome shotgun sequence.
AACTGTTGTCTCGTAGGCTGCTAGCGCCACAGGTACGTCATTGTTTTTCCTTGTTCATCTCACTAGCTCAAACATCTACTCAGGATTTGAGGGCCATTTGATGTACCTTAACATTCTCCAACGCCAATCTCTGGGCTAATTTGTGGATATGATCACCTCAGTAGCCTTATTTCCCCTGCTAAGCATGTCACCGACTCTGTAGTTATTGTTTTCGGGCCTCTTAACTATATGACATTCCTACTGACGAAAGAAGTGGATTTTCGTAACAAATCCAAGTGATTAGTGGGTGTCTGTATATAGTAAGCCTTAGTGGTTTGGACACTGCCATAATACTGAGAACACTGAGCATCTTAGTTTTATTCAATGATTGTGTATTTTTTTGGCCTGGGTCTCAAAATTTGCTTCATTGCATCCAGGAAGTGTTCTGTCAACTCCCATTTTGTTGAAGAAAACCTGATAAGTTGTCAGGGTCTTGTTGATCTACTAGGTTTTTGTCTTTGATGTAATTTCTTTCACTATGCATGGTAATATTAAATTTAATAATCATGGCTTTAACGTTTTAGTAACTCGAAGTATGCTCTTTCTCACTGCAGGTGAACCAATTGGTTCAGGCAGCCCAAAAGTATCAAAGTGCTGTCAGCGAAAGTGGATCTACAGGTCTCTCACCTCAGGATTTGCATAGTCACTGCAATGCGTGAGTCAGCTAAacacttctttatatattttcttactaaaatatgacatgtTTCCATTCTGTACCTACTTTTTCATATAGAGAGTAAGGAGCTTGGTGCCTTGATAAATTAAGTTACAAGAAAATTGTGGTTAGGGAGGATCTAAATCTTGTTCTGGTTGTAATTGGGATTAACTCTCAACTCCATGGGTCTTCAAAAGCATCATAGATTTATGGCGAACTTCAACTGCTTGTACTGTTGATGGCCCTTTTACTAGATCCTATATTATTATATGGATGTGCAACTCATTTGCTGAGAATATAATCTAATTCCCTAGTCGGGCCTTTTATGTTTCTCTTTCTGTAGTTTCACGGGAGCCTGGCGTCAGCTAGGAAAAGTTATGGAGTTGCAGTCACTGAATGATTTGGGATTTTCAAAGAGATATGTTCGGTGCTTGCAGGTATTTTGCCTGTTGTCTTTAGTCTATTGtttgaagtttttttctttttttgaataaaaattgGATGCGTCTTTTTCTCATCATATTCCTGCTTTTGTTACCAACCAACAGATATCAGAAGTCGTCAGTAGCATGAAAGATTTGATAGAGTTCAGCCGTGATAACAAGATTGGACCTATTGGTAACTAATTACTGTTAATTTTGGAAGGATTATTTACGCTTTTGGTTGAAAATGAACTTGATCCTTGGATGTATCATAAGTCATTCCCATTTAAATACTTTGCAGATAGCTTAAAGAATTATCCTCGACAGACAACTGCTGCCAAATATCAGATTCAAAAGATGCAGGAAATGGAGCAGCTGGCTACTGCTCAGGGTTTGCCAACGGACGCAAACACTCTGAACAAACTGTTGGCTATGCAGTCTGGTGGCTTGAACAACCACATGAACAATGGAAACAATAACCACATGGTTGGAAATGGGATTATGAATAGTCCAGCTCAATCAGCAATTGGATTGAATAATTACCAAAATTTGCTGAGACAGAGCTCAATGAATTCAAACCGTAACACATTCCAACAAGAAGCTTCTTGTTCTTCTGGCATGTCAAACCAGGCACAGCAGTCTGTGATGTTTCAAGGTGCAGGTTCTTCACTTCAAGGATCTCTTCAGAATGGTCAAGCGAACAATATGCCAAGTCCTTTACATATGCAGAACCATCTACAACAACAGCAGCATCAGCGACAGAATACAAATAACCTGGTTCAACAGAACAGCCCACAATCCTCTTCTCAGGGAAAATTAAGTGAGCAAATGATCCAGCAATTGCTGGCAGATATGATGAATAACAATGACGTAAAGGTCCAGCAGCCTCCACAGCCGCAAAACTCTTCTGGTTTGGATAATGCAAATGGGACATCTATGAATGAGCATGCTTTAAATGGTGTGAATGGAAATAATGGTTCCACTGTAAGTGGTTCAGGTGCAGTTAAAGCTGGAAGCACATGTTCTGTTGGTAATCCGGTAGGGGGATTTGGAAACAGTGCAGCCCCCTCGAGTGGTCACAGTATGGGTAGAAGTGATAGTTTCAAGGGAACTGCCAACAGCAGCAACGGTCCCgtggtcagtggtggtggtgcAAACAGCTTTGAGAAAAAGGTTTCTGATAGTCATTTAGATTTTCCTGATATGATTCAAGACATATCTAGTGAGTTTCCGAACTGTTGGGATGACTAATCTCAAGTTGTGCTACCTATATTTGGCTGTTTTTAAGACGGCCTTCTTTTTTATAAGGATGACTTCAAAGAGAGAAGAATTCTCACTGTACAGAAACCTTTCTAAACAGGCAGCCAGTAATAGTTCATCTGAGAAGCCTTTGACTAATGTATGTTGAGAGCAGCTCTCTATGGTTAAAAGTGTCGTTGTGTTGGGTATGTTTATTAGGGGATTGGCAGTTTTGCAGTTGCGCCATTTTCTATTGGTCTTTCTTAAAGTGTAACCCTAGTTGCAATTGACTCTGATCAAACAGGTTTAATCCAAGAAATTTAAAGTATAATCTGTTACTGCCAATGCAATCAAATTTCTAACTGTGCACAATAGCTTCATTGCTTTCGCATCTCCTGCCATTTCCTAGTTATCAAAACCATCTTTTAAGGTGACAAGGGAAAAAAGTTGCCGATTATACCACACTAGCAGAAATACGTTGGACATGTTCTTTTTGAATTACATTGAGCATAAATCTGAAAAATGCTACAGAAGAAAGAAACATCTGAGGCACATTTAAGACTTCATGTCTAAATATGTAATGTGCAAGCCAAGTgcaaatgaaaacaaattcaatagCAAATAAAGTACAATGTCAGGAGTCAGGACTCTCCATCTTTAGGTCTCTCACACACagtaaacataaaataaaatttcTGCTGCCAAAGATGGCAGtctaaatttttattttccattcCATATGCAAAGCCTATTCAAAAGCTTGTTCAGCATCAGATTCAGCCTCGACTAAATTATCGTTCATGCCATCTTCATAATCTTCATTGTCTTCATCATTGCTATCATCATCCATAATGAGCACACCATGCCCACGTAAAGAAAAAATGCGCTCGAAACCCATCCCTGCTCTCTGCACCAACCCGGCTGTGAAAGAATGCAACCTAGATGGGCCAGGCGTACTACCACCACTGCCATCTTCTAACACATCACCTGCAGAAGGATTAGAGTCACCAGTGGCATCTGGTTTTGGGATATACTTCAGCACGCACTTCCCAGAAAAATCAACAAACTCAGCATCGAAATCCTCTTTGAGTGAGCGTCCCAGGATTTGAACGTGAGAAATACTAGAAGGAAGAAAAATCAACATCTAGTAAGAAAACAATGTAATGATGACAAGACTAAAGACCTCTTGGCTATTAACGAGATGAGGCAGAGATAAAGAACTAACCACACGTAGTATAACCCATCTACGTCCTGCTGCTGAACCCGACCTGAAAGTTCAATCTGCAAAACTCCACCAACAGCAAAAACAGGTTGTGGCAGCTTGAACTTTTGTAAGCAATTTTCCTGTTCGGTGGTAAAATCAATTAGAGTTGTTGAGAAGTTAAAAGGCCTCCACCAGGAATAAGCAATAAATCTGTTTTTATGTCATCGTCACCCCTTtccaaagaagaaagagaaagagaggcTGAGAAGGAAAATTGCAACATTAGCATACCTGGGCCATTGGAAAGTATTCTGAGGTGTATGTCCATACTACGTCATCTTCAATGTGTCTATGACCTACCTCAAACACATCCACAAGATCTGTCTCCGTATAGTGATCAGTAAAATGGCCAATTCGAAAGCGCACAGCCTTGGCTGAATATATAGGAGAACCATACTGGAAATATGCTGGATAGAGAAAAAACATATTTGTCATCAGTATAAACAGAACCAAAGAATGGAGTCAAATAATACAACTAGATCATGGACACTAACCTTCGAATGGTTGGATGTTGATTTCATTAATAAAACACAAGTCGGATGTCAGTTTATAAGTTAATGTCTCAGGCACCCCTTGATCACTCTCTCCTTCACTTGACCAGTAACAAGCCTTGTCACTGATCCTATCTCTAGGTTCCAATGTGTTCAGAATGCTTTCTTCAGGATAATTATCGGTACTGGATGCACATATTACCTCAGAAATGCAATTTCCCACGGAAGAAGCCAGACCTTTTGCTAGGAAGGCATAAACTCgatgatttttcttcaatttctccACTTCCATATCAGCAGTAGATTTCTCCACTTCCATATCATCAGTAGACTTGACATCTAGTGGCTCTACTATGTCGTTTTCTTCAATGGCAGGTACAGCATGTGATACTTCTGGCAACAATCTTAAGCAGAGATTCTTGGAGAGACCATTTGAAATCACTGCAGCACATTAAATAAACCATGTTTAAACcatgataagaaaaaaaaaatccaaaccgTGACAAGACTTAAACTGCTTATCCATCTCAATTCTCACTTCAATTCAGAATTTTGTTTGATGCTTCTTAGGTTCGCAATTCCTCTACTTAATAAAGATTTATGCGTATGTTATCGACCAAAACAAAAGACAAAAAAGCTTAAAAGGCGACATCGGGCAAACTACAGTCTATAAGAATTGATAGAACAAGTACTGGAAACTGCCTTTACAAGTGTGCTGCATTGGTAGAGAGACACATAGAATCACAACAAACAATGGCCCTCGATGCATGAACACGCAGAACCGATATTCCTTACAGGCTGTTTTCTACCATAATCACATCATTACAAAGCTAATTTCCCACTACAATGCATCTTATACAGTAGCATAATCAAAATCACCAAGATGAAACATAAACTGGGCATAAATTCAGGGTTCAAGAGCTTTACCAAATTGACGCCAAGCACGCGAAACGGAACCAACACGAACAACATCAGCTGGATCATCCAAATACGATAAGATATTGGTTGATAAGTCTTGATTGAGCAATTGCACAAAATCAATACAACCCCCCGCCATTGATGTCACAAACCCACCTGAATGAAATTTCAATTCAATCACACAAAAGAATGTCAAACTAAACCCTAGTatctcataaaaaaaataaaaaaaaatcaccaatttacagaaaaaagaaaaggaatttaatatgattctgaagaaattTACGTACCAACGGAGAAGAGGAGATGATGGTTTGCA
Coding sequences within:
- the LOC113276313 gene encoding probable transcriptional regulator SLK2, which gives rise to MNRAANSGPSVGASSLVTDANSTHSGGPRLQRSASINTESYMRLPASPLSFSSNNISISGSSVMDASSVHQNSHQDQNSQQVQQRQQGGSSATSQPSLRPNQIPQMLGPLGQEPNNYSQMNKKPRLGIEIKQEDIYPQLQTLLQQQRIMQQRQQQPQHILQSLPQIQRAQMQQQLQQQQLRQQVQQGIQPLSGVKRPYESGVCARRLMQYIYHQRHRPPENTIIYWRKFVAEYFAPRATRRWCLSMYDNVGVHALGVFPQAAMDAWQCDICGCRSGRGFEATVEVFPRLNQIEFDSGVVDELLFVDMPRECRFPSGIMMLEYGKAVQESVYQNFRVVREGQLRIIFTPDLKILKWEFCARRHEELLSRRLLAPQVNQLVQAAQKYQSAVSESGSTGLSPQDLHSHCNAFTGAWRQLGKVMELQSLNDLGFSKRYVRCLQISEVVSSMKDLIEFSRDNKIGPIDSLKNYPRQTTAAKYQIQKMQEMEQLATAQGLPTDANTLNKLLAMQSGGLNNHMNNGNNNHMVGNGIMNSPAQSAIGLNNYQNLLRQSSMNSNRNTFQQEASCSSGMSNQAQQSVMFQGAGSSLQGSLQNGQANNMPSPLHMQNHLQQQQHQRQNTNNLVQQNSPQSSSQGKLSEQMIQQLLADMMNNNDVKVQQPPQPQNSSGLDNANGTSMNEHALNGVNGNNGSTVSGSGAVKAGSTCSVGNPVGGFGNSAAPSSGHSMGRSDSFKGTANSSNGPVVSGGGANSFEKKVSDSHLDFPDMIQDISSEFPNCWDD
- the LOC113276315 gene encoding F-box protein At4g00755-like gives rise to the protein MAGGCIDFVQLLNQDLSTNILSYLDDPADVVRVGSVSRAWRQFVISNGLSKNLCLRLLPEVSHAVPAIEENDIVEPLDVKSTDDMEVEKSTADMEVEKLKKNHRVYAFLAKGLASSVGNCISEVICASSTDNYPEESILNTLEPRDRISDKACYWSSEGESDQGVPETLTYKLTSDLCFINEINIQPFEAYFQYGSPIYSAKAVRFRIGHFTDHYTETDLVDVFEVGHRHIEDDVVWTYTSEYFPMAQENCLQKFKLPQPVFAVGGVLQIELSGRVQQQDVDGLYYVCISHVQILGRSLKEDFDAEFVDFSGKCVLKYIPKPDATGDSNPSAGDVLEDGSGGSTPGPSRLHSFTAGLVQRAGMGFERIFSLRGHGVLIMDDDSNDEDNEDYEDGMNDNLVEAESDAEQAFE